A single window of Aspergillus flavus chromosome 4, complete sequence DNA harbors:
- a CDS encoding uncharacterized protein (expressed protein), which produces MIILLYTIIARLCVTFELIVGEIFLIRCPSGMGKKFFLILSISKQKNQPKARWPSGLRRWSKVPVSKGAWVQIPLSSTSFLLFISFTTVLYLFRACLYCFLFSLPFYSPFFVYRSKSFRPSAVKARILPASAGAITYY; this is translated from the exons ATGATAATCTTgttatatactataattgCGAGGCTATGCGTCACATTCGAGCTCATTGTTGGCGAGATATTCTTAATTCGATGTCCTAGTGGTATGGGGAAGAAGTTTTTCCTTATATTGTCAATTAGTAAACAAAAAAATCAACCAAAGGCGAGATGGCCGAGCGGTCTAAGGCG CTGGAGTAAGGTTCCAGTCTCGAAAGGGGCGTGGGTTCAAATCCCACTCTCGTCAAcatcttttttgctttttatttcctttacTACTGTTCTTTACCTCTTCAGAGCTTGCCTGTActgcttccttttctctcttcctttctattcACCCTTTTTTGTATACCGCTCGAAATCCTTTCGTCCCTCCGCAGTTAAAGCCCGAATACTACCCGCCTCAGCCGGCGCCATAACCTACTACTAA
- a CDS encoding putative sugar transporter, producing MAISTFLSSVPGVVMGSAIWLSAESPRWLVEKEPYEKTKVVLERLHGNCLNGDFIQLEFRETIDTIKAEKQVAVSSWKEMIPRACWRRRLTLGMCAQAFGQLFGITVINYYGPQIYSILETDTGTSLKIIGISGSLSIVYCVVGLWLLGRIKPLVVSSSGMADAFLVNSVLSKLYVLADNPSSNSNALRAMVAMNFIFSLFFTMIGIISWVYPADIFPVEIRARGNCL from the exons ATGGCGATTTCCACTTTCCTTTCAAGTGTTCCTGGTGTTGTTATGGGATCTGCAATCTGGCTTTCGGCCGAGTCACCACGATGGCTGGTTGAAAAGGAACCGTATGAAAAAACCAAAGTCGTTCTTGAACGCTTGCATGGCAACTGCTTGAACGGAGATTTTATTCAGCTCGAATTCAGAGAGACCATTGACACCATCAAGGCTGAGAAACAAGTGGCTGTCAGCAGctggaaggaaatgataCCTAGGGCATGTTGGCGTCGGAGGCTCACCTTAGGGATGTGTGCCCAGGCATTTGGCCAGCTATTTGGGATCACTGTCAT CAACTACTACGGACCCCAGATATACAGTATTCTTGAAACCGACACTGGAACCTCACTCAAGATAATCGGGATATCGGGAAGTCTTTCCATCGTCTACTGTGTCGTGGGACTCTGGCTCCTCGGCCGCATCAAGCCTCTTGTTGTTTCTAGTAGCGGCATGGCAGATGCATTCTTGGTCAACTCGGTTCTATCCAAACTCTATGTCCTAGCAGACAACCCTTCCTCAAATAGCAATGCGCTCCGGGCCATGGTGGCGATGAACTTTATCTTCAGTCTCTTTTTTACCATGATCGGAATCATATCTTGGGTCTATCCAGCCGAT ATCTTCCCTGTCGAGATCCGAGCACGCGGAAACTGCCTCTAA
- a CDS encoding putative cytochrome P450, whose product MALEKLFIVVFLCFALRPLLLYFYDSKKLRKYPNQNFLSGVTNLASIRERQRKFRTRELYLQHQKHPIIRVAPNMLSFRDVKAIKDIYGFGSPCQKHEMYKLQNGEGHMNILNVIDREDHNRKRRMLSHAFSTKNLESWEFKITDKVEKLVAQFDRRAHPPAWKNEPSQPNNITVDVRYWFNLFTVDAIADIALSERLGMLESGSDVVKVGGPGEEDSAHRFIEDVHEAARVKSKIIGTLDWYYVLKQVSSFLSSRCRSQWDCGGNVGQIVEHLAGKRLRRHEDGENIDDFLSCLINDKAGKPRNLAIGELKAETSILLDAGSETTAIALTHLLYYLIKNPDCFVKLRKEVSGAIAGDKVARYAKVKSLPYLKACIEESLRLSPPLPRGLERVTPAAGAYIMGEFIPGNVGVSVPAYVAHRDPDLFPEPEAFLPERWFNNENIGKMRDAFIPFSAGGRACIGRNITMIEQQILVATLVHRYDFSLASPDWTLQNEEAFNLWPVELPVKIWERDLEA is encoded by the exons ATGGCACTAGAAAAGTTATTCATTGtggtttttctttgctttgcctTGAGACCTTTACTCCTTTACTTCTACGACAGCAAGAAACTGCGAAAGTATCCGAATCAAAACTTCCTATCCGGCGTCACAAATCTGGCTTCCATACGGGAGAGACAACGCAAATTCCGGACAAGAGAATTGTATCTTCAGCATCAAAAGCACCCTATCATCCGTGTTGCACCTAATATGCTCTCGTTCCGGGATGTTAAGGCGATCAAGGATATCTACGGTTTCGGATCTCCCTGCCAAAAGCATGAAATGTACAAACTCCAGAACGGCGAGGGACACATGAACATTCTTAACGTCATTGACCGGGAGGATCACAATCGGAAGCGCCGAATGTTATCGCACGCCTTTTCCACCAAGAACCTGGAATCTTGGGAGTTCAAAATCACTGATAAAGTCGAAAAGCTAGTGGCCCAGTTTGATAGGAGAGCACATCCTCCGGCATGGAAGAATGAACCAAGTCAACCGAACAATATTACGGTCGACGTCAGATACTGGTTCAATCTTTTTACAGTCGATGCAATTGCTGATATTGCTTTGAGTGAACGGCTTGGTATGCTCGAATCCGGGTCGGACGTCGTCAAGGTTGGTGGTCCGGGAGAAGAGGACAGCGCACATCGATTCATTGAGGACGTGCACGAAGCAGCCCGGGTGAAGTCGAAGATCATTGGTACTTTAGATTGGTACTACGTCTTGAAACAGGTTTCTAGCTTTCTCTCCTCGCGCTGCCGTTCGCAGTGGGACTGTGGAGGCAACGTCGGCCAGATTGTGGAGCACTTGGCAGGCAAGCGATTGCGACGgcatgaagatggtgaaAACATCGATGATTTTCTAAGCTGTCTTATCAATGATAAGGCGGGCAAGCCTCGAAATCTAGCTATTGGTGAGCTCAAGGCAGAAACGAGCATTCTGC TTGATGCCGGGTCTGAGACAACGGCGATTGCCTTGACTCACCTACTTTACTACCTGATCAAAAACCCAGATTGCTTTGTCAAGCTAAGAAAGGAAGTGTCAGGGGCTATCGCTGGAGACAAAGTTGCCCGCTACGCCAAAGTCAAGAGTTTACCCTATCTGAAGGCTTGCATTGAGGAGTCCTTACGTCTATCACCCCCACTTCCGCGGGGCCTCGAGCGTGTAACACCTGCAGCTGGGGCCTATATCATGGGCGAGTTTATTCCTGGGAATGTGGGTGTCTCGGTTCCTGCATATGTCGCCCATCGGGACCCGGATCTGTTCCCAGAACCAGAAGCTTTCTTGCCGGAGAGATGGTTTAATAATGAAAACATCGGTAAGATGCGAGATGCATTTATACCATTTAGTGCGGGTGGTCGTGCTTGTATTGGGAGGAATATTACTATGATTGAGCAGCAGATCCTGGTCGCCACCCTCGTGCACCGATATGACTTTTCTCTCGCATCACCTGATTGGACACTGCAGAATGAAGAGGCTTTCAATCTATGGCCCGTTGAACTGCCGGTAAAGATTTGGGAGAGGGATCTCGAAGCATAG
- a CDS encoding uncharacterized protein (expressed protein): MARLLDAYPSEMDLAIVGTILLSSYELLAFPGLDYQRHLRGAHTIVASLHAHNSASCLTRASFWIYARHEVAEALNRNSPTLHDPGSWPKFDLSRAEPAEDSFCNDVVRLTAETVCIVFGKTSRSRTKRRKRDLSTLQGELRNWLHICPEQWKGTEYTEDGNVRYWFPRPKFGAAIVIYHLSMLLLWHELEKISEGPGDVNEMFDQVDAHSRQIILIALSSLPDSAIVVVVQPLCYAVKHIKDNTLKENAIFLLHDIEARTGFHTKSKLERQLCR, translated from the exons ATGGCTCGCCTTCTCGATGCTTACCCCAGTGAGATGGACCTCGCGATTGTTGGGACAATCCTATTGAGCAGTTATGAGCTTCTCGCATTCCCGGGTCTCGACTATCAAAGACATCTCAGGGGCGCACACACAATCGTAGCTTCATTACATGCCCACAACTCAGCAAGCTGCTTAACTCGCGCTTCGTTCTGGATATATGCACGGCACGAGGTGGCTGAGGCGCTGAATCGTAACTCGCCTACCTTGCATGACCCGGGCTCGTGGCCAAAGTTTGACCTTTCAAGAGCTGAGCCAGCAGAGGATTCATTCTGTAATGATGTTGTGCGCCTGACCGCTGAAACTGTCTGCATTGTTTTTGGGAAAACGTCGAGAAGCAGGACAAAACGGAGAAAGCGAGACCTGTCAACTCTCCAAGGCGAACTGCGTAATTGGCTGCATATATGCCCAGAACAGTGGAAAGGAACTGAATACACAGAAGATGGAAACGTTCGATACTGGTTTCCACGCCCAAAATTCG GCGCTGCGATAGTGATCTACCATCTATCCATGCTGCTTCTGTGGCATGAGCTTGAGAAGATTTCGGAGGGGCCGGGAGATGTGAATGAGATGTTC GATCAAGTCGACGCACATTCAAGGCAGATAATCTTAATTGCTCTGTCAAGCCTTCCAGACTCCGCCATCGTTGTGGTTGTTCAGCCCCTTTGCTACG CGGTCAAACACATCAAAGACAACACACTTAAAGAGAATGCCATATTTTTGCTCCACGATATTGAGGCGCGAACTGGCTTCCACACGAAAAGCAAGCTTGAAAGACAACTCTGCCGTTGA
- a CDS encoding thioesterase family protein — MSTPLSYFQSASWCAAWLNHPDLRIDTSASNPFRETTKHDDAWKKRIFLYRASQDPQGIKSEGYIVMQIGAGVSGKDGVAHGGFLATLMDELTGGLVAALGLDRGLGIRTASLNTTYHKLLLAQGFIMARAEIVKVERRKVFVKAEIRDAAGNICTTSEALFIMNRSSLS; from the coding sequence ATGTCAACCCCTCTTTCCTACTTCCAATCAGCCTCTTGGTGTGCTGCCTGGTTGAACCATCCCGATCTCAGGATCGACACCAGCGCCTCCAACCCTTTTCGAGAGACCACCAAACACGACGATGCGTGGAAGAAACGCATTTTCTTATATAGAGCCTCTCAAGACCCACAGGGAATTAAATCCGAAGGATATATCGTGATGCAGATTGGAGCCGGGGTTTCGGGGAAAGATGGGGTCGCGCATGGAGGGTTTCTTGCAACGCTTATGGACGAACTTACCGGCGGCCTGGTAGCAGCATTGGGCCTTGATCGTGGGCTTGGGATACGCACTGCTAGCTTGAACACGACGTATCATAAGCTACTTCTTGCGCAAGGTTTTATCATGGCGCGGGCGGAGATTGTCAAGGTCGAACGCCGGAAGGTGTTCGTGAAAGCAGAAATAAGGGACGCTGCTGGGAATATCTGTACCACAAGCGAAGCTCTTTTCATTATGAATAGATCTTCCCTTTCTTAA
- a CDS encoding glycosyl hydrolases family 2, TIM barrel domain-containing protein, with amino-acid sequence MWLLTLGFLATTGPSLFLAPGLGIDALPPWRGLVEGVYLLELDHPKGAGQTHCDESTIPPMASLATTGWPGALPDWSNLNVLHRNTLAPRAHFYLYPNEEAALTFDREESLFHSLNGTWKFHYDASPFVAPSWDSNVNDWDDIVVPGMWQTQGYGRPHYTNIDYPFPATPPNVSYMNPTGSYWREFEVPSDWDGQQIRLRYEGVDSAFHVYVNGEEVGYSQGSRNPSEFDITEYLSPNDTNTLATRVYQWSDGSYLEDQDQWWLSGIFRDVYLIPFPQSAITDFSVMPELDDSLEIGTLNVNVSTQGEDGDMSIKVLLPNGEVFDSWSGSSSDRYSKRVEGDDLHLWSAETPNLYTILIEFNGRTISQKVGFRRVEMSGSNFLVNGKPIIIYGVNRHEHHYLSGRTVPYEAMRADLIQMKRSNINTIRTAHQPPHPAFFDVADELGFYVISEADLECHGFGHIEDTEEQAATWLSDNPEWTHAYLDRAQQVVERFKNHVSVIIWSLGNECFYGQNQAAMYQWIKERDPSRIIHYEQDRKAESADIYSHMYSSPDTMLEHMANHTDKPLILCEYAHAMGNGPGGLEEYVALFRSEPLSQGGLVWEWNNHGLLKKEGDLEYFAYGGDFGDEPNDADFIMDGLTLSDHTPMPSLLEYAKIIQPVTVRLTEDSSQMIVTNHYDFVDLSGLNVFWHMVYDGRTTNRTELTLPRVPAGENRTVDLPLNIDDVSQEAWLTIEFELKENRIWADQGHIVAWDQLYLPGTSVQRSMAAVGRAVSPSARQAGLQVTQDRAKLNITTGGTAFGFDLLQGNVTWEVDGVSMFQQGPELYFYRAMTQNDEASAGDGVEWDAAKVGMMHTQVRDVTWSQSENGVTVHFQIRVAPKVLEWGVEADLIYTVSTGDPAIRVQARGEFVGKNTPSVVPRIGLMAVMSKEFSDVSWFGRGPGENYKDSKQACRMGRYESTVEDLFTYYDYPQENGNREDLRWLQVSNGEVTLDVRRADEGASFSFTAGRYMPFDLNDAKHPHDLNPLNVTVLNLDYDNHGLGSATVGPKPFEKYKCRTEPFDFTFVMSLA; translated from the exons ATGTGGCTCTTGACCCTAGGATTCTTGGCAACAACAGGGCCATCATTATTCTTGGCCCCAGGGCTTGGCATAGATGCCTTGCCTCCATGGCGGGGTTTGGTAGAGGGGGTTTATTTATTGGAACTGGATCACCCAAAAGGTGCAGGGCAGACGCACTGTGACGAGTCCACCATCCCCCCTATGGCGTCTCTTGCGACCACCGGGTGGCCAGGAGCCCTGCCTGACTGGTCTAATTTGAATGTGCTGCATCGCAATACATTGGCCCCCAGGGCGCACTTTTACCTCTACCCGAACGAGGAAGCGGCCCTGACATTCGATCGTGAGGAGAGTCTATTCCACAGCCTGAATGGGACTTGGAAATTTCACTATGATGCCTCCCCATTCGTGGCCCCCTCCTGGGACAGTAATGTGAATGATTGGGATGATATCGTGGTGCCTGGTATGTGGCAGACGCAAGGGTACGGCCGCCCACATTATACCAATATTGACTACCCTTTCCCTGCTACCCCACCGAACGTCTCATATATGAACCCAACAGGGTCATACTGGCGTGAATTTGAAGTCCCCTCGGACTGGGACGGGCAGCAGATTCGTCTTCGTTATGAAGGGGTGGACAGTGCATTCCATGTCTATGTCAATGGCGAGGAAGTTGGCTATAGTCAAGGTAGCCGAAACCCTAGCGAGTTTGACATCACCGAATACCTCTCACCTAATGATACCAACACACTTGCGACTCGGGTCTACCAATGGTCTGATGGCTCCTACCTCGAGGATCAGGATCAATGGTGGCTTTCAGGGATCTTCCGAGATGTCTACCTCATACCGTTCCCTCAGTCTGCTATTACAGACTTCAGTGTCATGCCAGAGTTGGATGATAGTCTTGAGATTGGCACCTTAAACGTCAATGTGAGTACCCagggagaagatggtgacATGAGTATTAAGGTCCTCCTGCCGAATGGGGAGGTATTCGACAGCTGGTCAGGATCATCATCAGATCGCTACTCCAAGAGAGTAGAGGGAGATGATTTACACCTCTGGTCTGCTGAAACTCCCAACTTATATACGATCCTAATCGAATTCAATGGCCGTACTATTAGCCAGAAAGTTGGGTTCCGCCGGGTTGAAATGAGTGGCTCAAACTTTCTAGTTAATGGAAAGCCCATTATTATCTATGGGGTTAATCGCCACGAACATCACTATTTGTCCGGTCGAACTGTTCCTTACGAGGCAATGCGCGCAGACTTGATTCAGATGAAGCGCTCTAATATTAACACTATTCGCACTGCTCATCAGCCACCACACCCGGCATTTTTCGATGTGGCTGATGAACTGGGCTTCTACGTGATCTCTGAGGCAGATCTTGAATGTCACGGGTTTGGTCATATTGAAGATACCGAGGAGCAGGCGGCGACATGGTTGTCTGATAACCCCGAATGGACACATGCATACTTGGATCGGGCCCAGCAGGTGGTAGAGCGGTTCAAGAATCATGTATCCGTGATTATCTGGTCCCTTGGCAATGAATGCTTTTATGGTCAGAACCAGGCAGCCATGTACCAGTGGATTAAGGAGAGGGACCCTTCACGAATCATCCACTATGAACAGGACCGGAAGGCCGAATCAGCAGATATCTATAGCCATATGTATTCCAGTCCGGATACTATGCTTGAGCACATGGCAAATCACACGGATAAGCCTCTGATTCTTTGCGAATATGCGCA TGCAATGGGTAACGGCCCTGGTGGACTAGAGGAGTACGTTGCCCTGTTTAGATCGGAGCCTCTCTCCCAGGGGGGACTCGTCTGGGAATGGAACAACCACGGCTTGTtaaagaaagaaggggaCCTGGAGTATTTCGCCTATGGTGGTGACTTTGGGGACGAGCCTAATGATGCCGACTTCATCATGGACGGTCTGACCCTCTCTGATCATACACCTATGCCCAGTCTGCTGGAGTACGCCAAGATCATCCAGCCGGTCACCGTACGCTTGACCGAGGACTCTAGCCAGATGATTGTGACCAACCATTACGACTTTGTTGACCTCAGCGGACTGAATGTGTTCTGGCATATGGTCTATGACGGCCGGACGACCAACCGGACTGAACTAACGCTGCCCCGTGTACCAGCCGGGGAGAATCGCACTGTGGACCTGCCACTAAATATCGATGATGTCTCCCAAGAAGCGTGGTTAACGATTGAGTTTGAACTGAAGGAGAATCGAATCTGGGCAGACCAGGGCCACATTGTGGCTTGGGACCAGCTCTACCTGCCTGGGACTTCTGTCCAGCGCTCAATGGCAGCTGTTGGGCGTGCTGTGTCACCCTCTGCACGCCAGGCAGGGCTGCAAGTAACCCAGGACCGAGCAAAACTCAACATCACCACCGGTGGGACGGCCTTTGGATTTGACCTCCTGCAGGGCAATGTCACCTGGGAAGTGGATGGCGTCAGCATGTTCCAGCAGGGACCGGAGCTCTACTTCTACCGAGCAATGACTCAAAATGACGAGGCAAGTGCAGGTGACGGCGTGGAATGGGATGCGGCCAAGGTCGGTATGATGCATACGCAGGTTCGGGACGTGACATGGTCACAGTCAGAGAACGGAGTGACGGTTCACTTCCAGATCCGCGTGGCCCCAAAGGTACTCGAATGGGGCGTGGAAGCCGATCTTATTTACACCGTGTCTACTGGGGACCCGGCAATTCGTGTTCAAGCCAGGGGTGAGTTTGTGGGTAAGAACACGCCGTCTGTCGTTCCCCGTATCGGACTTATGGCTGTCATGTCCAAAGAGTTCAGTGATGTGAGCTGGTTTGGACGAGGCCCAGGAGAGAACTATAAGGACTCGAAGCAGGCATGCCGCATGGGTCGATATGAGTCGACTGTGGAGGACTTATTTACGTACTACGACTACCCACAGGAGAACGGAAACCGTGAGGACCTGCGATGGCTGCAGGTTTCTAACGGAGAGGTGACATTGGATGTGCGTCGTGCAGATGAGGGCGCCTCATTCAGCTTCACGGCTGGACGATATATGCCATTCGACCTGAATGATGCAAAGCACCCTCATGATCTCAATCCTCTCAACGTCACTGTGCTCAATCTCGACTATGACAACCATGGCTTGGGATCCGCGACTGTCGGTCCTAAGCCATTCGAGAAGTACAAGTGTAGGACGGAGCCATTCGATTTTACATTTGTGATGAGCTTGGCCTAG